In Lautropia mirabilis, one DNA window encodes the following:
- a CDS encoding D-hexose-6-phosphate mutarotase, with protein MTKDETMSWVEEISVAGQPAFCLRNAVGDQVVVLQHGAQILSWMTADGVERLYCTSRLPSEPKPVRGGVPVIFPQFNQRGPDFTLPRHGFARQLRWYRIAPNVAAQAAPAPTPFPGMPGAEPGAVAASAPAPAGCGLPETHVPADMTATEAVPGLHAADLVLALGDGPETHKSWEHAFRLQLRIRLLPQQLDLQLVLDNTGTQSMRFTAALHTYLAVPELPGTTLDGLEGSTRLDTLVQPNRQEAAPGGPLILRGAIDDIYFDVPRPLRLHSAGGALRIGMSGGFVDTVVWNPGPEGAKALADMPDDDWRRMLCVEAACIGRPAEVPPGGRWLAGQQLQVL; from the coding sequence ATGACGAAGGATGAGACGATGAGCTGGGTCGAAGAGATCTCCGTGGCCGGACAGCCGGCGTTCTGCCTGCGCAATGCCGTGGGGGACCAGGTGGTCGTCCTGCAGCATGGGGCGCAGATCCTGTCGTGGATGACGGCCGATGGCGTGGAGCGCCTGTACTGCACCTCGCGTCTGCCTTCGGAACCGAAACCCGTGCGCGGTGGCGTGCCGGTGATCTTTCCGCAATTCAATCAGCGGGGGCCGGATTTCACCCTGCCGCGCCATGGCTTTGCCCGCCAGCTGCGCTGGTACCGAATCGCGCCGAACGTGGCAGCCCAGGCCGCGCCTGCTCCCACCCCGTTCCCGGGCATGCCTGGGGCCGAACCGGGCGCTGTGGCGGCCAGTGCTCCGGCGCCTGCCGGTTGTGGTCTGCCCGAGACCCATGTGCCGGCCGACATGACCGCGACCGAAGCCGTGCCCGGCCTGCATGCTGCCGACCTGGTGCTGGCGCTGGGGGATGGCCCCGAGACACACAAGAGCTGGGAACACGCCTTCCGCCTGCAGCTGCGTATCCGTCTGCTGCCCCAGCAGCTGGACTTGCAGCTGGTGCTCGACAATACCGGTACGCAGTCCATGCGCTTCACGGCCGCGCTGCACACCTACCTGGCAGTTCCCGAGCTGCCGGGCACCACGCTGGATGGCCTGGAAGGCAGTACCCGGCTGGACACCCTGGTTCAGCCCAACCGTCAGGAAGCCGCTCCGGGTGGGCCGTTGATCCTGCGGGGAGCCATCGACGACATCTATTTCGACGTGCCTCGGCCGCTGCGGCTGCACAGCGCTGGCGGGGCACTGCGCATTGGCATGAGCGGCGGCTTTGTCGATACGGTGGTGTGGAACCCCGGCCCTGAAGGGGCGAAGGCCCTGGCCGACATGCCTGACGACGACTGGCGGCGAATGCTGTGCGTGGAGGCTGCCTGCATTGGCCGGCCTGCCGAGGTGCCGCCGGGCGGTCGCTGGCTGGCCGGGCAGCAGCTGCAGGTTCTCTGA
- a CDS encoding GNAT family N-acetyltransferase produces MKHEPWSLGASLPGAVTKNGIEWVTLPFRALDAAVLYRVLALRSSIFVVEQECLYQDIDGLDQHALIVVGIRPWGATGDHGATLFDVIATARILPPGVGFDDPSMGRLCVAQPFRQRGLGRTLLAHTLQSAREAFPGQPIRISAQAHLANFYRSAGFMPVSDPYLEDGIPHLEMLIAPQKDAPFIA; encoded by the coding sequence ATGAAGCACGAACCGTGGAGCCTGGGTGCCAGCCTGCCGGGTGCGGTCACGAAGAATGGCATCGAATGGGTGACACTGCCCTTCCGCGCGCTGGATGCGGCGGTGCTTTATCGCGTCCTCGCATTGCGCAGCAGCATCTTTGTCGTCGAGCAGGAATGCCTGTACCAGGATATCGACGGGCTCGACCAGCACGCGCTGATCGTCGTCGGCATCCGCCCCTGGGGTGCCACGGGCGATCATGGCGCCACCCTGTTTGACGTGATTGCCACGGCGCGCATCCTGCCGCCGGGCGTCGGCTTCGACGACCCCTCCATGGGTCGGCTGTGCGTGGCGCAGCCCTTCCGTCAGCGGGGCCTGGGCAGAACCCTGCTGGCCCACACGCTGCAATCCGCCCGTGAGGCCTTCCCCGGGCAGCCCATCCGCATTTCGGCCCAGGCGCACCTGGCGAACTTCTATCGGTCAGCCGGCTTCATGCCGGTCTCGGATCCCTATCTGGAAGACGGCATTCCGCACCTGGAAATGCTGATTGCGCCCCAGAAGGACGCGCCCTTCATCGCCTGA
- a CDS encoding acyl-CoA thioesterase translates to MSIRTMTEIHRSPSSRNTSQSELPSGRTPVLAIVPMPPDANPHGHVFGGWIMSQMDIAGAVAAVQRARGRVSTVAVNTLTFLAPIQVGSRTLFYADVVRVGNTSVTCKVEAYTEHNIHAPTEVRKVSEALFTYVAMDENDQPRPVDQPSVARA, encoded by the coding sequence ATGTCCATCCGCACCATGACCGAGATCCATCGTTCCCCGTCTTCCCGCAACACCTCCCAGAGCGAGCTGCCCAGCGGCCGCACGCCCGTGCTGGCCATCGTGCCCATGCCGCCCGATGCGAACCCGCATGGCCACGTGTTCGGGGGATGGATCATGTCGCAGATGGACATCGCCGGGGCCGTGGCTGCCGTGCAGCGTGCCCGAGGCCGGGTCAGCACCGTGGCCGTCAACACGCTCACCTTCCTGGCTCCCATCCAGGTTGGCTCACGCACGTTGTTCTACGCCGACGTGGTACGCGTGGGCAACACGTCCGTCACCTGCAAGGTGGAGGCCTACACCGAACACAACATCCATGCCCCCACGGAAGTCCGCAAGGTCTCGGAGGCCCTGTTCACCTACGTGGCCATGGACGAGAACGACCAGCCTCGCCCGGTGGACCAGCCCTCTGTAGCCCGCGCCTGA